The segment gtaattttttaaaataatttttttattttatatgtatgggtgttttgtttgcatgcatgtctgtgtataatgtgtatgcagtgcctgaggagggtgtgttggatcccctggaacagactGGCTGTGAGTtgaccatgtgggtactgggaactgaactccagacctctgtaggagcagcaagcactcttaactccCTAGCCTCCTCATTTGGACTCTTTCTCACACCTTCTCACCCAAGAGGAAAACCAGCCAAATAGACATCAGACTACCTTGAATAGGAAGATATTTCTTGATTATCTAATTGGGTTtcaagctttttgtttttcttatttaagagACATTATGGAAGGACCTGCCATATTTCTCTAGTCTTGATTCACTGGGCATCCTCTCTGGTTGCCTCTGTCATCTGCTCTTGTGAGTGCTGTCTTTTCTGGCTGAGTTCTAAAGAGTATTTCCCATTTCTGAACCTCAGAGATTACTGCTTCTCTCTGCAGCTAGATGGTAAGAGAAAGCCCTGTGTTGGGCTGGGAGTTCTTCCAGAATCAGCCTCATTGTTATTTCAATAGTTATTTTCTTTAGGGATAAACACTATTTTACAAAAGGGCCTACAAATGCTTTCCAAGTCTGGCAATGTTGTGGGTATCGTCTAGTGGAAGAGGCCAACCAGAGTCCACAAGGCTAGGTGTTCCATCTCCAGCATTGGGAGAAAAGGTGTTTTCCAGGAATGGAAAGAATGCTAAGGACTAATTCTGAGAGCTGGAAAGGCTTTGCAGCCCTTGGGGCAATGGCTGACAATCTCACTCAGAGAAACCAGCCAAGGAGTTAGAGCACAGGGTTTCTGAGAGAAGCTCACTTGGTGCTTAGCAGAAGGACTCTGAACACACCATTCTCCACATGGGCTTTCCCCTTTGTGCTTGGGTATGAGGAAGAGGACCCCCCATACCCAGGTCCAGCAGCAGGTAGCTTAGTGTTAGGCACAATGAAGGGGAAGCCACTTCCTCCCAGCTTCTCCTTTAACTGTCTTCCTCCACTTTccttcttctgttgaaaattagTTCCTCAGGGGATTGATCTGTGATGTGCTCCAGGGAGAGGCACTCTGTTGTCTGTGGGGATCCATCTGCAGGTAAAAGCTCCACAGCCCTTTGTGGTTCTCAGTTCTGTGCCCTGTCTCCTGCCCTTGCCTATTCCACTCACTTTCTGCCTCTGGGTGGACCCACTTTTCTTCTGCCAGATTATTTGTTCTCTTTCTGCTCACCCCTTTTCGGTCTATATCCTCAGCCCCCTTCCTGAAGAAAGCTGCTTTTGCCCCCAGCTTTTTGCTCCTAGCTCCTTTCTGGGTGAGTGGAACAGACTTGTCTGAGAAATCTTGCAACAGCAAGAAGATCTGCAAGTGTGCCTCATCTTCTCAGGATTTTCTACTCTTCTGGAgattatttttttggttgggagttaGCACCAGTTGACATTCTCAGGCTTTTCCTCAGCATCCTCTTCAGCATCTTCTTCAGCATCCTTCTCAGCATCCTCTTCAGCATCTTCTTCAGCATCCTTCTCAGCATCCTCTTCAGCTTCCTGTTCAACATCCTCCTGAgcatccttctcctcttcctcctcctcctcctcatcctcctcatcaATCTGATCTGCTCTCAAGGACGACTCTATCCTTACTTCTGCAAAGGTTTCTGGCTTGCTACCCCTCTCTAGCCCCTTTCTTTCTAGTCTGACTTTGGGGACATGGAAGCCGACAATGGTACAGAAATAACAGAGTTCATTTTATTGGGTTTCTCGGGTTCTGGCTTTGTTCAGGGCCATCTGTTTTGGGGTGTGCTGTGTATCTATGTGGTTACCTTGCTGGGCAACTCTCTGATCATCCTCCTCACGCTGGCCGATTCTGCCCTCCActcccccatgtacttcttcctgggTCACTTCTCTGTGGTGGAGATCCTCTACAGCACTACCATTGTGCCTAGGATGTTGGCTGACCTCAGGTCTTCCTGCCCCACCATCCCCCGGGCCAGCTGCTTCACTCAGATGTACTTCTTTGCCCTTTTTGGCGTTGCTGAATGCTGTTTGCTCGCTGCCATGGCTTATGACAGATATGCTGCCATCTGCTGTCCCCTGCATTATACCACCCTGATGAACCAGGGGACATGTGCCAGCATGGTGGTGGCCTCCTACTGTGCGGGCATCATCACTGGCACCATTCACTCTGTCTTCATCTTCACTTTGCCTTTCCGTGGTGCCAACACCATTCATCACTTTCTGTGTGACATTCCGCCTGTGCTGAGATTGGCCAGTGCAAGCACTTTCTGGGGTGAAGTGGGAAAACTTTTCATCACGGTAGCTTTTATCTTCATGCCCTTTTTGTTGATTGTGGCGTCTTACGTCTGTATCATTGCCACTATTCTTGGTGTTGCAACATCAGAGGGACGTCAAAAGATCTTTTCTACCTGCTCCTCCCACTTGTTTGTGGTCATACTCTTTTATGGGACAGCGACTGCTGCCTATATTAGGCCTCAGGCAGATTCCCTTGGGGACACAGACCAGATTCTTTCCATCTTCTACACGGTTGTCACCCCCATGTGCAACCCTTTTGTTTATACTCTGAGGAATAAGGAGGTCATAGGGGCCATGAGGCGGCTCATGAAGAGATACCTTGGGGGTCCTTGACCGTACTCCACCTTCCTCCCAAGATCTTGGATCTAAGGGCCTGATCCCTGGACATtctcaaggaagaagagaagctgAGACCACAGGGCACAGTCTGTTGTGCATTGGTGTGTTCCACCCACCATGGGCATCCAAGACACAGGTGTATTGTTCAGAGCTCCAGTGCTGGGACCTGGTGTTAAGTCTTTCCCTGGGCTTCACGAAAAGAGCAGAGCTGAGGACTGGAATGGAGGTCAAGGGGAAGGCAGATGAGATAACCTTGTGTGATGATGTgattcctggtcctgcctgagGTTTAGTGCCTTCCTGGGGTTATGTTCTTGAGAcatccatcttcctgcttctcccagTGAGTCCTTATTGTAAGCCTTTTTCTCTCACCTCATTCCCACATGCCA is part of the Onychomys torridus unplaced genomic scaffold, mOncTor1.1, whole genome shotgun sequence genome and harbors:
- the LOC118576148 gene encoding olfactory receptor 9-like; translated protein: MEADNGTEITEFILLGFSGSGFVQGHLFWGVLCIYVVTLLGNSLIILLTLADSALHSPMYFFLGHFSVVEILYSTTIVPRMLADLRSSCPTIPRASCFTQMYFFALFGVAECCLLAAMAYDRYAAICCPLHYTTLMNQGTCASMVVASYCAGIITGTIHSVFIFTLPFRGANTIHHFLCDIPPVLRLASASTFWGEVGKLFITVAFIFMPFLLIVASYVCIIATILGVATSEGRQKIFSTCSSHLFVVILFYGTATAAYIRPQADSLGDTDQILSIFYTVVTPMCNPFVYTLRNKEVIGAMRRLMKRYLGGP